In the Saccharococcus thermophilus genome, TACAATCGGGCCAGCGCATCCGGATATTCATCATAAAAAATCTTATTGTTCTTTACCGTAAGATTCAAAACTCCTACATCTCCTGCTAGATCCCACGATTGTTCATACTCATCCACCAATGGCCCATTCGGTTGAAAAATGAGTCTTCCCGGCCGAACTCCAGATAGGACGTGCACGGATTCTTTTTCCATCCAAGCAATGACATCCACTCTGTCGTCCTTTTGCAACGTTTTCGCGATATCCAGAAGTGGCGCACGCTCAGGATTTAATGTATAAATAAAGGCCATTCGTTCATTCATCGCAAGCACCACTTCATCCCTATCTTTCACCCCATCTTTTAATTTCTTGATTTGATAAGAACGAAGGGATTCTCTTAAATCAATTAAGGCTTTGTTCCGATCAGAGTCAATGGGAGCTTGGCCGTTGTCTCCCATGATAATCCAATAATTGTCCTTTAAAGCGTCCTCCCAAGAATCGTAGCAACCCAATATGTTTTGCAGCTGTTGGTCTACTTTGCGGATTCCCTTTATATCCATCGGGCCATTTTTATGGACGATTTTGTCCATATCAGGAAAATAAACAATGGTAAACGAAGGTAGAGAATTGGTTTCAATAAGGTATTTTAATTCTTGGGCAGAAAATCGATCATTAAACCTAAATTTTTGCCAGAAATGCCCGTTTCGTTTCAAAGGACTGAGTTTCGAAAAGGATCCATATGTAAACAGTCGGCTTCCTTTTGTTTTCGA is a window encoding:
- a CDS encoding alkaline phosphatase family protein, whose amino-acid sequence is MKRNGHFWQKFRFNDRFSAQELKYLIETNSLPSFTIVYFPDMDKIVHKNGPMDIKGIRKVDQQLQNILGCYDSWEDALKDNYWIIMGDNGQAPIDSDRNKALIDLRESLRSYQIKKLKDGVKDRDEVVLAMNERMAFIYTLNPERAPLLDIAKTLQKDDRVDVIAWMEKESVHVLSGVRPGRLIFQPNGPLVDEYEQSWDLAGDVGVLNLTVKNNKIFYDEYPDALARLYSSLTSHRGNYLVASAKPGFEFIGEGSPTHVG